The following nucleotide sequence is from Cicer arietinum cultivar CDC Frontier isolate Library 1 chromosome 2, Cicar.CDCFrontier_v2.0, whole genome shotgun sequence.
TCTCATAGTGGTTTTTGTGGACTGAGCTTATGCTATGTTTGGATGCAAATATTGTTGAATTCAATTGTATAAACTATTATTGTGGGATTGGCATATAAATAAGATGAAATAAGTAGTTAGTAACACGCGAAATTTGATtcttgtattttattaattaaaaattattcaggttcttttttactataaattatTGAGGTTGATGTATGATCTATAGTGCTGATTATTTTTGACTTGattgtttatttataaatattcctAAAACTTTggatatgatattttaataaatattttattaatttcatattattgaGGTTGATGTATCATGTATAGTGCTGATTGTTTTTGACCTGTTtacttattataaataataaagattCCTAAAACTTTGGACATATGTATTTTACGAGTATAACTCATGTTACTTTATGTCTGTCCATGTGCTACGCGTGGTATATGTTGCCAAATAGATATTAATATATTGATTTCAAAAGTGTGTTCTtccgttttttattttttttaaatagtcaaaattaataattcattGTTATCATTATATCATACTCTTATTCaggtttaaatttaaattctctaattttttaatttttaatttaaaattcactTATATCAATaacatcttaaaaaataaattgagagATTGAcgtaataatataatatattaataatatgatagaaataaaaaaatataaaaaataataactaaatgtTATTATCGATTTAAAAAACACTAAACACaccaggaaaaaaaaaattgtatggtATTGGAGAAAGGAGCTTTAGAGAGATTTTTTATGCCATTtgtaaattaagaaaattatgtctaaacaattatttaaaaacgtTGTTAAGAAAgtacttttttaatttgtatattattatctaacttttttatataaaaaaattattttaagattcaTTTTATTAGACTTCTAAATTTGTTCGACCGAGTATAACAGATATATTTAGAGAATTTCTCTTTATACtctcatatattatgtaaaacCTCTAAATTGATTTTTACACCTTAAATTGGTATGAggatataaaagaaatatttaaattaatattttatgtatctAATTTGACCAATccgaaaatataatttttttaaagtaattacaTGTTAGCATTTATGTTAAATGTTCCGGATTATAACCAAACAAATTTCGCTCAGATTGACtaatttaaagataattaaaattaacaaaaaataaataaattttaaaagacttttaaaaatgtatagagGTGAGACtgataaatcttttgtaaaTCGAGGCAAATCAAGAGATGAGACTAATAAATCTTTTGTAAATCGAGGCAAATCAGCCCACATCACTTAGAAGTATGGTTAGCCCAAGGCCCAAAGCCTAACATcttcaacattttttttgaCAAGGGCCCAAAGCCAAACAGGAAACACCTCTGCCACATACTTTCTTCCcctgaaataatattttgatatatataattctatGCATAATGAAGGTACACTTCTACATGCATAATGTATATTATTTACTACACCACtgttattaagtataataaAATTCTTACAATGTGTCTTAAACTCTCTATTTATAGGGTTAATATTACAAATAGTTAAAAAGATtacaaaaatcacaatttacATTAACAATCATATGAATGAAGGTCTTCTAATATCATTGTTTTATGATAACTCTCATAGACATCcatatttattttcatgacaCTCGTTGCACCTATAACCACTCCAACTAAGAAGTGTTAAGGcactttttattctttaaataaactcaataGCAATATAGTTTTTAAgcaatacaatatatatatttgaattaaaattagcTAGATTTGTTAAGAACAAAATCACCATCCACTCGAAGATCAAGACCAGTGACAAAATCAGAGTCATTAGATGCTAAAAACAACACAGCATTTGCCACGAGCCTAGGAGTGAGCACAACTCCTTCCAACCTTGAGTATTGTTTAAAAATCTCAGTCACCTTTTCAGGACTGACCCCAAAATAGTTAACAGTGAGTGGAGTTGCTAATCCATTTGGTGAAACACAATTAACCCTAATCCCATGTGCTGCAAGTTGCACACTCGCTGAACGCATCAAACCTAACACTGCGTGCTTTGACATTGTGTAATCTGTAAACTCTAAACTACCATTGCTACCTTCGACACTCGCTGTGCAAACAATGCTCCCTCTCACCTTTCCCTCCACCATTGCACGCGCTGCATATTTCACACATAACGCCATTCCTTGGGCGTTGACTGCGTACACACGATTAGCTTGAGAAATGTCGAGTTCCATTATGGTCTGTTTAGTGTGGCTTAATATCCCAGCATTGCTGAACATAATATCCACCTGTTGTAGAAAATATAACAAAACAATTGTGTTTATTGAATAGTTCTAAGGTGTACGGGTCTACCGTGGATTACatgtttaaaaataactttaattaaTAGCAAGTATAAGTTAGCAAcaagttgaattttgaaaaacacctttattttaatttgaattaaattgatATGGATTGAATCATTGTTTTAGCTGTAAAGATAAGAAAAATTTTGTCGTATATCttcattaaaatttcaaatgacttttaaatatttgattttgtctATTAATTATATGATGTTTAGTTTCTCATGATTATtgtttatacattaaaaaaaaaggtactTCGTAATATATTCAGAATATAAATTATTCGAAATAGTATTCGCGgttccttaatttaatttcagttaacattttatttgatcatttattttttattttaattaagtaacaatttgatcttttgttttttaaatatcaacaatgttatcattttttttttacaaaaatttaaaaaattcatcgaaattttcaaaaaaactcataaaattaataatcatcttcaatatattacaaatttcgtcaaatgcataactcaaatagtcaaataagttcatattttcatctctaataacaataaattcatcaaataaagaatgaaaatatgagtttatttaaatatttaagttatgaatttaatgaaatttatattatattgaagatgataattaattttatgggttttgtttgaaaattttgatgattttttataaagtgaaaaaatgataacattgttgatattttaaaatataaaagatcaaattatcacttaaaataaaaataaaaatctaaataaaaaaatacgttaactaaaattaaatttaaagataacAGATGCtatttattgtataaattaagtcttataaataataatatgaacatGTCCACAAGTTAATTAAGtcctataaataataatattaacctgTCCATAAGTTTTGACGGTTGATTGGACAAGATTTTTAACTTGATCTTCGTCTGCCACGTCACAGTGAATGTAGGTACACCTTTGAGTGCCAATGGACGCAACCACTTGATTACCCAACTCGTCTTGGATGTCAGCTATGACGACCACACGTGCACCTTGTTCGGCAAAGACATGTGCGGTCTCTTTGCCGATGCCGCTCGCACCTCCGGTGACGATGGCTACCTTGCCGGCTAACCTAAGACCACCATTATTGGATGAAGCTTctgccattttttttttataatgtataaaaaatgatagcCTTTTTATATCATGCGATGGATTGTATTATCTACAAGACGTTAGATTTGAGAGGCTAGAACTAAGCAAGTTGATCTTTTCTAGATGGGTGGGGTGTACTTTTATATATGTCATTTAAAACAATCATTTTAAACACGTAAGTGTAATTAGAAGTGTAGTTTGATACTACCTCTTTTTTGGCTTACAATTTATTAGATATTATTATCTACGCTCCCTAACTACCTAAgaaatagactttttttttattaaaaaaaatgtaatatttcaattttaaaaagtttaaaacacaaatttcaaaataaatatttctaaaataatattttacctgtaagatttttttttttaataagtaattttcacatgtttttttatttttatttattttatcttctaCGTGCAACATTGTTTTGATTCTTATCTTAATATGATGTTATTTGAGTTTCTATCATATTGCATTGtttattaatttagattttcGAAACAACTTTCATCTACATTGGAGATTCAGCTAATGAAATTATCATTAACACTACCAATTTAAATACatgaatatatttgaataatttaattgtattacatttataaacattttactaatttatgctaactattaatttgaatattatgaatatatttgtacatttaccttttttattttattttaataatattgaatttttactattttcaatgtattttattaatttaaataaatgaatatctttttaataataaattaccgGCGTTAATAAggtctatttaaaaaaaaagcatatacataaatatgtctaaaatttaaaagaagatgTATATTTGAGGGCAATTTTTCctaaaaaacttatatttagaGGTAAAGCTAATGTATGAATCAAATATGTattctaaaatttaataaataagaatcacatataaaacaatattttaaaaacacattGAACCAAGAATCAACTAATTTATTGGTTGGTTTGATTCTAAttgtattttagatttattgAATTAGATTGGACCAAAATTTAATCGGGATTAAATGGTTGGTtcaaccattttttttaataatagtctctttaaaaaaatgttaataagtttaattgtaatatttgttcttctatttttatcaatttataaaattagtttatttattttaaaatcaacaatttcaatatctctcaatttttttaactaaaaaataataatataacacatGATGTgatgttaataaataattaatatctataaaatataataaaactctttaaaaatttcaatgtcaatttttgaaattatttatttttataatttaattaataatataaaaataattaataaatcttAAAAGCTTTCCGTCATAAAATTGCATATCatatacattatttaaaatatattaaattatatttttattaattaaaaaatatatgagataaaaatcaaaatcataatattttaaaataaatgaactaaatctataaattaataaaactaagcAACCAAGACTATAATTAATTCTAATTAATAAAAGCCTAGCAGATCCCAAAtaattttagttgaatcatCTAAGTACGACTTGATTATTGATACAAAGATAAAGTACACGCAATTCAAGTGGACATGGGAAATTTCTGTCAAAGCATTCattttatttggtttgattttgttttcgagtttaaatttaatcagtgtaaaataactttattttataatttaattataattattcaatttattataaaatattgtatagtttttaataataaaatattatataattataattattcaataaatttataGAGTCCCACCTACTAAATAAGGTGACTGTCTATGACAAATCGAAAAGACTCGAATAAAATTGcttaaattgatttaaattggAAATAATCGATAAAACCACTAAACTGGAATGGTTTCACAAAACTTTTCAATCTCGTGAGAAATCTTTTAAAATCATTTGTTTTCTCCATTTTTGCCAAAAATCTTCCTTTGACAGTTCTATAGTTGAACCTGTTCAttctttattttccaaaatttcTCAATTCAAAGAGAAACAAGATTTCCACAATTCTTAGTATTGACAAATGCATATTAGAGATATCGGGTTGTGTTCAATGACAAATCTACTTGAAGCCTCCACTAAATTACTccatttattttgtttcaagtgattagataatattatttttgtacaaCCAAAAGgtaagtattttttattaattttttattaatttttttatgaaataaataaatatacataaataaatatattttgatattgtagaaaataaaataaaaaattataaaaccatTTTTAAATCATGAAGACATGTGGAGAATAgttaaaatttgtaaatattaggGTGTTTTCCATTTTTCAGGTATCTAATGGTATATACTATTGTAATCTTCAAATTTTACCTAATGATAATAATGTGATCCTTTTAAGGCTTGTATATAACCTTTGATAATAAAAACTTCTAGATTAGTCCCGATTTCTTTTTAATCAACATCTTTCATCCttctttttaatcatttatattacTTTCTCTCTCACGTTCTTTTTCATCATTTTGTGTCACGCTCTTTTTTATAAAGGTGACAAAAATTATTACTGAACAATTAACTAAAGACGTCATTGATAGATTAATTAGGATACAGTTAAACATTTGGTATCttacttttattttagatttcaaTTTTGTCCCTAATGTTATTTATGTTTGATTAATTCATCATTTTCGTCAAATGCTAGCTTATCTGTAACATGTACATGTGgctaaagaaaaaaatgatatagatattaaaagcaaaataaaaaataaaaattttatattgactaaaagtaaattttttggaGGTAATTTGGATTAGGCTTAGGTTTGGAACATGGGAAGAAAATGAAGGAAACAATGTTCAGTGCATAATCAAATTGAAGGGTGATAAAGGAGATACGTTTGCGCATAACAAAATTGAAGGAGAAATGTCGACGACACATAAGCAATTGAAGGAAGACGTAGTTTATTGTTTGATTTATAGTGTGTCCCATTGCAATTATTTTCatttctcataatttatctCTTTTGGTTCCATGATATATTTTGTGTTCTCCATCTTTTTTTGCTTGTGGTCCCATGACAACATTTGTCATAGGTGATTGTAAGCTGTGGTCTCACCATGCTTTTTTTGGAtgttgtttatttgtttttgttcgTGTGATATAGgcaatctaatatttttttaagtgcGTATTTCATTTGGGGTGGGAGTGGGGGGAATATTTTACCGAAATGGAAAAATTAGAGTACGAAGGAAAATAATCAACATGACAACATGACCTTGATAGATGGTCATATTAGAAGGTTTTGTATATTTTGGAACATAAATGTGTCAAACAAATCAATATCATTAGTATGAAGTATAATTACTCAAAAGAGAAATTCAGTTATGGCTTAGGAAGTTGATTGATGATAGAGGTGCAAATGACCATGTCCAACATAGCGAAAATTCATGGGAGGGTGCACATGTATGTTGATAATGGATCGAGTGTTGTGTTAGGGTTGGGAAAACTCCTGGAACTAGTTGTGGATAATGTTCATAGTGAGATATTTAGACATGCTCCAAGTGTTTGTTTATATGATGATGTTGTATGGTCAAAACAAATGATAGTGAATATAACATTAAATGTATCTTGTTTGAgaactcttaaaaaaaaaagacgaCGATGACcattataaaaaagaagaagttaCACCATCTGCAATCACAACAATGGTGGCAAAGacaaaacatgaagaaaaaaaaaagacatcaGCTAGGATTCTCGAAGGCAATATCCAGAAAAAGATAGTGAGACAAAAAATTTGGGGGAAAAGGTTCTGAATGAGCACTTTAGTAAGGAGTCTGAAAATTATTCATTGTACGACAAGATAATGTAGCAAAAGAATTGAAATAAGTTAGGGATAATAGAGGGATTAGTGGTGATAAGTATAGTTATGAGATTCTTGAGAATGATGGTGAAAGTgacaagaaaaaaatgttaagaGATAAGTTTTCTACATTTTATATTCCCCAATAATTTCTAGCTTTAAGTGGAAAAGGATCAGTGTCAAATGTTTAGGATCAATGTCAAATGTTTAGGTGAATGTGCTTGAGAAGCATATTGTGTTAAGTTATATGATGATGACACCTAAtggttaattaaaatattttacaaacaCTCTTGCACTAGGGAATTCAGCTAGCCAATCAGATAATAAGATAtccaacattaacaaatcaaccAGCATTAGTAAGTCAAAACCAACAAACAAGACAACCAACAATTGCCACAAGAACATCATCAATCAATAGAAAGACAACAAGATTAGCAAGTCACCCAACATCGACTGGTCATCTTGCACAATTAAGGCAATCAACAAGTTAGCCATCACTTGCCACCAGAAAATCACCAGTCAAGATTAAGACAACATATGCAAAACCAAATACAGGAACACATGCAACACACAAGGCATTGACACAACTTTTCAAGAGACTAAGACAATGTGAAACATCCAAGGGATCAACAAAGCTAGCGCTTGCCACACAAAAATATGGGAAGATTGTACCACAAGCTGCACCACAAACACCACCAAAGGCATCATAGAAATTTGGAATATAAAATCCATTATTTTGAACTATACTTTTGTTTATTACAATGTAATGACCTCAATGAAGGTATTTCATGATGTAGTgactttattttgaaattttataatgtcatattttattttggtatcTATATTATTAAGTATTTTGATATTAATCTATGACAACTTTTTATTCACATCAATTGTTCAATTTTATTGTCATTAAGCAAAGTGTTTTAGTTTGTCATTATGTTAAGCCCCATGAAATCAAATTGAAATGGTTTAACTAATCCAAActaaaaccaaacaaaaacaTTTACTATCTTTCAATTAACACAAATTAAACattatatttaaactaaaatagaACATTACATTAACAATTAACTACATCACTacattaacatcaaaatataacttaaacaTTACATAATTACCTTGACATCAAACCAAACAACCTTACTTAACTATTTTTCACTATGCAATCATTGACCAATTCTAACCAAAGTATACTAAGCTTCCAACATATACAATTTTTCGTCATTTTTGAGTACCCGACATTTCTTCTTTAAGCTTCTTATTTTTCTTactttgttttgaatttttcatatctctttcctaaaatttaaattccatTTATTTGATCTTCAAATCATTTTCTTAAAGCTTCACTTCATTTTCATCAATATTCAAATTATTTCCCCCTTTTTGCTCtgttttaaaaccaaaatgaaaCATCACATTATCATTAAATTAGATTTGTTTCATTGACACCAAAATACATTCATTAACTTTGATCCTTAACTACATTATTACATTGACATCAAACTAAAACTAAACATTACATAATTACATGATATCAAACCAAACAACCTACATAGCTCATTTTCATGGTACAATCATTGACCAAAACCTAACCAAAACATGCTATGCTTCtaatgtaagatttatgggtcacatatgtaattaattaataaggtgtgttagggtcattatataattagccaataaactaggggtcaaataatatataatagtttatggctaaagagcataatagttatgaaaattaatagtgtagataccaggcagtttctaatttaatgaggggctgaattggaaatactgcaatttgagatataactaataatagttatatataggggtaatggtccccaaggcaaacacaacaagactattcagtttcaaaaccctaaggagaaaactctctggttctctctatccccatcaagagagcaaggtcttcagggtgttttgctgaggaagatcacccaacccattggctctatcatcatcttcttaggatttcattaatggcaattcccacaggtacgcttccgcctttggctattcatcatgtaattgacatggattgttgagcacaacgttattaaggttttttcaacaattggtatcagagcctaccatgtttaattcatgatgaaattcggttattgtctttgttttaatttgggaattttgatatatatattatggaatccatatttttaacgtgtttgaaaaattagggtttgtaatttgggaattttgatatatagatatatatattacggaatccatatttttaacgtgtttgaaaaattagggtttgtaatttgggaatttgggaattttgatatatatattatggaatccatatttttaacgtgtttgaaaaattagggtttgtaatttgggaatttgggaattttgatatatatattatggaatccatatttttaacgtgtttgaaaaattagggtttgtaatttggaaATTTNNNNNNNNNNNNNNNNNNNNNNNNNNNNNNNNNNNNNNNNNNNNNNNNNNNNNNNNNNNNNNNNNNNNNNNNNNNNNNNNNNNNNNNNNNNNNNNNNNNNNNNNNNNNNNNNNNNNNNNNNNNNNNNNNNNNNNNNNNNNNNNNNNNNNNNNNNNNNNNNNNNNNNNNNNNNNNNNNNNNNNNNNNNNNNNNNNNNNNNNNNNNNNNNNNNNNNNNNNNNNNNNNNNNNNNNNNNNNNNNNNNNNNNNNNNNNNNNNNNNNNNNNNNNNNNNNNNNNNNNNNNNNNNNNNNNNNNNNNNNNNNNNNNNNNNNNNNNNNNNNNNNNNNNNNNNNNNNNNNNNNNNNNNNNNNNNNNNNNNNNNNNNNNNNNNNNNNNNNNNNNNNNNNNNNNNNNNNNNNNNNNNNNNNNNNNNNNNNNNNNNNNNNNNNNNNNNNNNNNNNNNNNNNNNNNNNNNNNNNNNNNNNNNNNNNNNNNNNNNNNNNNNNNNNNNNNNNNNNNNNNNNNNNNNNNNNNNNNNNNNNNNNNNNNNNNNNNNNNNNNNNNNNNNNNNNNNNNNNNNNNNNNNNNNNNNNNNNNNNNNNNNNNNNNNNNNNNNNNNNNNNNNNNNNNNNNNNNNNNNNNNNNNNNNNNNNNNNNNNNNNNNNNNNNNNNNNNNNNNNNNNNNNNNNNNNNNNNNNNNNNNNNNNNNNNNNNNNNNNNNNNNNNNNNNNNNNNNNNNNNNNNNNNNNNNNNNNNNNNNNNNNNNNNNNNNNNNNNNNNttgttgagatggaaaaacgctttgtaaaaagtgataaggctgaaacaagttctttgcttcagaatttaatttccatgaagtatcaaggcaagggaaatataagagagcacattatgatgatgtccaacattgcttctaagcttaaaggtctaaagcttgagttgtcagatgacttactcattcatttagtattgctgtctcttccttcgcaattcagtcagtttaaggtgacttataattgtcaaaaggagaaatggactcttaatgagctcatttcattatgtgtgcaagaagaggacaggctgaagcaagataggactgaaagtgctcactttactagcatctctaaagacaagggcaaaaggaaaagaattgaggagcccaagaacaaagctgctgctaagggtccagaacaaaagaagcagactaaggataacaactgcttcttctgcaggagttctggacacgtgaagaaggattgtgccaaatatcacgcttggcgtgttaagaaaggtatgattctgtctttggtctgttctgaggttaatttagcttcagtacctagaaacacttggtggttagactctggtgcaactactaacatcagtgtttcaatgcagggttgcctgaacttccgaaagcctagtgatactgaaagatggatctatgtaggagatgggaagaaggtagaagttgaagccataggaaaatttagattattattaagttccggtcattatttggatttaaaagacacttttgttgtaccgtcatttagacggaatttgatctctatttcttatttggacaaatcaggatattattgttcattcgggaataaagaatttactttgtctttaaattcgaatgttgttggaaccggtttactttctggttatgataatctttatttgttggaaactgtggctaactataatgaaaccttgaatgtggaatcacgtggtactaagcggaaaattgacaatttcaattcaggggtgctttggcaca
It contains:
- the LOC101502706 gene encoding (+)-cis,trans-nepetalactol synthase NEPS1-like — protein: MAEASSNNGGLRLAGKVAIVTGGASGIGKETAHVFAEQGARVVVIADIQDELGNQVVASIGTQRCTYIHCDVADEDQVKNLVQSTVKTYGQVDIMFSNAGILSHTKQTIMELDISQANRVYAVNAQGMALCVKYAARAMVEGKVRGSIVCTASVEGSNGSLEFTDYTMSKHAVLGLMRSASVQLAAHGIRVNCVSPNGLATPLTVNYFGVSPEKVTEIFKQYSRLEGVVLTPRLVANAVLFLASNDSDFVTGLDLRVDGDFVLNKSS